In Bos indicus isolate NIAB-ARS_2022 breed Sahiwal x Tharparkar chromosome 10, NIAB-ARS_B.indTharparkar_mat_pri_1.0, whole genome shotgun sequence, the DNA window GCGGCTCTTCCTGCGGCTCCCTCAGCTCCCTGGGCTCCGGCAGCGAGATCGGCGGCGCCCCGGGCCCGGCTGAGCCGCTGGACGACTGGGGGCCGCTCTTTCGCACCCTGGCCGAGCTCTACGGGGCCAaggagcccccagccccctgaGACCGGCCTGGCCCTGCCCCCGCTTCCCCCATCGAAGCGGGGTGGCAGCGTAGGCCCTCTGAGTGAGCCCCCCGGGTCCAGGCAGGCAGCAGCAGCCCAGGGGCCCCCAGGCCTCCCCAGTCCCTgtgtccctcctccccacctccccaaggCAACCGCCTCCTTACGTCCCTCCTCCCCAGTCGTCTGTTCGTCTCTGTCCAGGGATCTGTCTGTCTCTGACACGCTCCCTGTCTGGGTCTGGGTTGTGCGGCTCCGACTCTGAACCTCCCACTTCTCTCACTGTGATTCCACTCTTTCGTGGCTCTGTTTTGGTCTGCTCCATTCTGAATCTGTCACACAGATGTGTCTCccttgcacacacacatgctgtctgtctgtctcctgccCACATCTGCCCACATTCTCTGTGGGTCCCTGTGATTGGCTTTTTGGTTTTTTCTGTTGTCCATCCCGAAAGCAAGAGAAACGTCCAGCCACTGCTGCCCACCCTCCTGCAGGGGACGTTCTGCCCCAGGTCAGTGTGCCTAGACCTCGTGGAGCACCAGGCTGTCCCAAAGCCTTCCCCCACTCACCACCTCTCACTCTGGCTCTCCTGTGTTTACAGACCTGCCCGCATGGTTCCATCCATCACTCATGGCCTCATCCTGGCTCCACTGGCCTCCAGCAGAGAGAGGGAGCCAGCCGACCTCCCAGGGCGAGAGCTCCAGCCCCCTACTGTGGCTGCCTCCCTGGAGCTCTGCCCAGCTGTCAACCGGCCTTGGGCATCCTGGCTCTGGGCATCGTCTTGTATGCTTCCCagcccctgggggaggggaaggaaagagggaggctgctggggaaggggaaagagggCGGAAGGGGAGGGGCCTCCATCTCTAATTTCATAATAAACAAACACTTTATTTTGTAAAGCTGGAGCCCTGCTTTCCTTTCCACACTCAGGTGTCTCTCAGAGCGTGTCGCTGTGCTGAAGGGCTGGAAGAGAGGCCTAAGCCCACCCCCTTGGctcattctcttttctcctttggggGACAGTCTGCTTCAAGTCCCTTTCACAGAGGAGAGTTTGGGTTGATTCCATTCTGGGACTAAGGAGATAATGACTCGTTCCCCTGCTCTCACCACCTCTGGGTTCTCTGTTGGTCTCAAAGTGTCCAAGGAAATTAAAACGTGGGGCTTTGCCAGAGGGGAGAGCAGGAAGgagagtgtggagagaaggaGGAGCTATAAAGAGActaaggagagaggaagaggggttCTAGACTAGGACAGTGGgcaggggacagcagaggggagCAAGCCAGTGCCTCCTGGGGCCTGTGGTCCCAGCTGGAAAAAGGCTGGGTCGGGGTAAGGTGGCACAGTCACAGTGGATCTGCCACCTCCACCCTTCATTCTTCCCAGTCTGTGGTCTTGTTCTTCATGGGCACaaaggaggggagacagggaCTCCAGGAAGGTGGGCTGTTTTAGGGGTTGAACCAAAGTCAACCGGGACGGGAGCCCAGCGGGTGGCCAGCGTCTCTCACCGTGGGCTCCTTGAGTAGAGAAGGGGTCCACCCAGCAACAAACATTAGACTTGGCCCCGGTCTCGTAAGTCCAGCCACGGCTCCTGGGGAGTAGATAGGTCAGGACAGGTCCTTGTGACCTTCCCTTCCCAGTGCGAGGCGCGCATAGTCAGGGGAGGCTGCTCCAATGGGAAGGTGCCTTCTTGTACCTTACGTTCTGTGTGGTTAAGGCAACCAGGGAGGACAAAGACCCCACTCTGACGGGCCGCCTCCATCCTGTCAGATCCTTTGTACATGCAGCTCTGCTTGAAGAGGCCTTTGGCTTcagccagaaaacaaacaatgaagggaaggatggaggcagggagggatCAAATAGGTTAGTACAGGCCTCCATTTCTTGGACACAGTTTCTGAGAAGAGATTTGTTCAGTGAAACAGTTATAGTATCTTCTCCCAGGAAGCTGTGAAGTTGATGGGTTCCTCCAAACCAGGCCTCTGGAGCAAGCTTGGCATTGTCATTGACTCTGCTGAAGGCTGGAAACTGGGCCCTGCCTGCCTGAAGGCCTGTATGAGAGCAGTCTGTCTGCCCCAGAGGGAGACGCTTAGGAGGGCAGCACCGCAAGCAGGGCGTCAGGACAGGTCTTCCGGTTCAGGGCTAGATTGACCCCTATGGTCTCCCCTGATGTCTGAATCAAACCTTTAGGAATaaggggagaaaagaagggaCTGATGCATGGGCTGCCCCTGGCTAGTGAGCGGTGCACTGAAGTGGGGTGCGGGCCTTCGCCTGCTCTGCCAGCCCTCCCTAACACCCTCCTGAGGTCCTTCCCAACTCATTCAGCTGCCAGGAAAACAGTGTAGGGAAACAGACTTTTCAGCTAGACCCTTAGGCTTATCTCTGGTCTTAAATATCTCACCATTGGAAAGAGAATTTGTCAAAGGAAGTGAAGAGGGCAGgaccagagaaggaaaagagaagagagagaacagagagctGATGGGAGGAGATGCAAGAAGAGAGCCCTCCCtatctgggttcagtccttctTCCCTGATtaatgggaaggggagggggctggtgggGAGCTGCATGTGGTTCCCAGCTAGCCTGGGGGTCGGTTCAGGTGGCAACGTCGGGCTAGCCTGCCTTCCATTCCTGCCTTTTCTCACTCCCTggttgggtgggtgggggtgtttgtggggggctgggggtgggcagtgagGCTGCAGAAGTAGTGAACCCCTGGGATGagccctgccccacctcctctCTACTCTGGACTTTTTCTCCTTATCAAAAAAGTGATAAGGCCTTTCTCCCTGATAACTGGCCGTGCTCCTTACTCAGGCAGGGCTCTTTCTCTTGTAGCCCGTTTCCTGTCTCTGCACATGGGAACCACCACTTATCTGGGATCACTCGCTTACGATGTCACAGACCCACACTCATCTCCACACGTGGAGGTGCCCTTCTTATGTCTGAGTCAATCAAACACTTGAACCCTGGGCAAAAACTGCCCTTCCTCCTGTGTTCCTCCAGGAGAAACCTGGCCTAAGGATCCTTGACCTAGAGTTATCATTCCCGAGTCCTGCACCTCCTCACCTGAGGCTGAGGGGAGGGTGAAGGATGAAGGATTGCATAGAGGCCACCAGCCAGATTCCCAGACCCCAGCTCAAAGGCTTGTTCTCCTGTACTGGGCATCTTTCTGCAGCAACCCCCCtcatttccttccctcccctactgCTTTCCTTCCTGGGGCTCCCTCAGCTTTCCTGCCTTCTCCCCCATCATCCCCTGAAAGCCAGAGCCTActggggctcctctgtctggcCCAGCTCCTGCCTGGAGGAATTCTTAGCCTTACGTGCACAGTCGGGGCTCAGGACTgggccagaggctgggaggagggggtcCAAAAGGGAGAAGAGATGCTGTTCATCTTGGGACTGGAAACAGTAGGAGTAGGACAAAGAAAGAAGGTTCAGGAAGCTTCCTTCCAGTCCCATCTCCTAGGTTGACCATGCCTTCCCCTCCGCttggcctggggaggggggcagggtggCATCCCTCCTGGAGTTGTCAGCCTGCATCGCCAAGTCAGGGCTCACAGGGGAGCAGCAGCAAGCAGACAGGAGGGGCGGGAGAGGACACGCTAACCCAGTAGTTCCCCCTGGCACAGccatctccctctcttcttcatGCCCAGAGGGAGCTAcaggaaggagaggctggggagaaggcaaagggACGGCAGGAGAAGTCTGGCAGCAGCCACGACAGGCCCAGAAGCCAGAGCGCACTGGTTGGGATTGCGGGGTACCGATGACTCAGGCCTTGGTAAGAAAGAACCCCTCAGAGGGGGCTCAACAGGGGATGCTTCTTGGGCTCAGCCCTCCAGGCCCTTGGGCTCCTCCAAGTTCCTTCTTCCCTGGCCAGCAGAAAGGCGCCCGGCCCAGCTGCTCTCTCCCCCACATCACTCCCCGGCCGCAGGAAGAGGCCCTGGGAGAGAAGCTGTGCCGAAGGAGCACAGCCCTGGAGTGGATGGCCTGGATCCCAGCCTCATCTCTGGACTGACCGCGTCACCTCGGGCAAGTCACACATCTCTGAACCTGTTTCGTCTTCTGTCAAGTGAGGATCACATTAACCTTAAACAGTTAATCATGAAAACTGCGTTCAGGAAAGGAGTCATCATCAGAGTCATTAGGGTCAGGTGGGGGGTGGTGGCAGAGGAGGAAAGCAGTAGTGGGAGCCCATCACTTACCCCCAGATGTTCATGCTGCACTGTCCCTGTCCCTTCCAGCCTGGGTCCCCAGGGCTACCATCCCCCCCTCACTCCCCTCCCACTGCTCCCCCATCCAGGTGAGAAAGTGGCAAAGACTCTGAAGCTGAGCTGAGGACTAAaatgagaggaagaagagagactgGGGATAGGATGGaggaaagcagaaaggaagaCGGCAAGAAAATCTGGCGTGCAGCTGGTGCGCAGTATTTGCTGAAAGACGGACTCTGTGCTGAGAAGGAGGCTAGATCAATCTATTGGGTGCCAACAGGAACAAGTCGGACAGAGAGTTCAATAGCTTGGGGAAGAGAAAGGGGTAGAAACTTGGAACAAATGAAGCCAGCAACCCAGGAGAGCaggaccccgatgctgggagtcTGCTTCCCCTGCGGCCCCATCTCCCACCCTGGGCTGAGCCCCCCAGATCCTGCTGCTGCTCACAGCCTCTCTGTGGGCACCTTCAAGTCCCCAGGTGCCAGCCCCACAGATGGTTCTCTGCCTTCGCCAGCTCTGTCGGGGGTGGCCTCCTCCTCCCATTCCTTCTCTGGCCCTGGAAGCTTCTGCAGTTCCGAGTACAGCACCCAGGCATCATGGCGGGACACATACTCCCATCCACTCTCCCGCACGTGGAAGAGGTCCACGGAACCCCCAGAGTAGGCATCGCGGCGGGTAGCATGGGCCACAGCACGGCGGGCCAGGGCGTAGGCTTCCTGGGTGCTCATGTCGTAGCGGTAGCCGCGATCTAGCACTCCATAGGCGTAGGGAGACCCAGAGCCCACCGAAAAGATGTTCCCCTGCAGGCAGGTGCCATCGCTATAGACATAGAAGAGGGCAGGGCCAGAGCGGTCCCAGCCACACAGGGCCGTGGCCACGCACAGATCCAGCCCCCTGTAGCGCGACATCATGACTGATAAAAGTTTGGCAGCGCCGGCCACGCTGGGCAGCTGCCCCTCCCTCAGTGCCCGCAGTCGCAGCTCCCGCTGCAGCACCCGGTACCACGTGACACAGTCAGCCGAGGTGCCAGAGGTGGTGCCCAGGAGAtgctggtgcacagggatgacctTGCGTGAGGCTGGACACTCCACGTAGTTGCCACAGGAGGACCGCGTGTCGGCCGCAGCGATGACTCCATGACGGAAGCGGAAGGCCAGGGTGGTGGTACCATGTGCCAGCCTGGGGCCGTGGGTCTGCAGGAAGGCTTGAGGGTCCCAGCCTCGGGGCACAGCCCAGCTGCCAGCCTGAGGCAGGTGAGGGGACGTTTCCTGGGTGTCGGGGGCCTGCCACTTGCACACATCTTGCAGAGCCATCCCTGGGGTCCAGCGAAGGTTGGAAGGAGCAAGGCAGGGATCTGTGAGCTGGGTTGGGTGGAGGAAGAGAGATGGTAAGGAGAAGCCAGGCTGCAGCCAGACCATACAGGAAGGTGTGTGATCTGTGGCTTCTCCTAAAACCCAAACCAGGCTTTGGGACTGGCTGATGGAGCAGTGCCCTCCCCCTCGGAGGACTGCTCGGGTGGGGGCAGGATGAGGCCAGTGGAGTCTTCAGCGCTGGGGAGACGCTGCCATGACACACCTGAGCGTCACCGGAGGAGTCACCTGTCTGTCAtcctgcaggcacctggagttgGGTGGGGGCTGGGTAACTGCAAAGGACAGGGGGCACCAGTGGAAGAAGCAGAGCTGGGTTCCTCTTGTTTTTCCTGTGGGGGGCACTGGGCACAGAGATAAATGAAGCCCTGTCCCTGCCCTGAAAGGGCCCCCAGCCTAGGGAAAGGTAAAGACTAGTCAGTGTAATGGCATAGTCAGACTAGGTTCCCTGGGATGccaggctttcactgctatggcctgagttcggtccctggtcacagagctgagatcccacaagtcacaggACATGgccccaaaccaaaacaaaacagaatagatTGCCATGGATCCCCTGTGGCAGgagtccctgatgctgggttCACTCTTCAGGGGCATGGGGTCAGGGAGCAATGACACTGAGCTTACTGGTTCACCTCATGATCAACGTGGGGAAAACGAAAGGGACTGGGACAAAGACAACAGAAAGAAGAGCAAGAGAGCCTTGTACGGGGCGCCCAGACACCTTCAGAATGACAGAGCACCGTGGGCCAGGTCAAGGGGAACTAAAACCTGGAGGTCGTCTTCTCTGCTTTGGGTGTGATCATGAACTTCCATCTGCATACAGTCTGGCACACCTGACGGCTCTCTGGCAGGACAGCTTCTCTGACTGGTGCTAAAGTTCTGAGGAAGTAGCTGAAAGGATCTATTGGTCTCCTTTCTGCCCAACAGTTCACAATGGCAAGAGATTGGTTTGCAGTTTCAAGGCAGGAGAAACAACTGACTTTGATACCATCATACTGAGTCCAAGTCTTAGACCAACGAGGGGTGGAGACTGACAGCTGGCccttcagaaagagaaactagaTTGGGGCGGAGTGACAAGCTACATCTACTTCTGGAACCATATGGAgtacatttttctaaatattacaGCTCCCCTTCTAACCTCATCCTCCAAGCTGATATGATTTCCTAAGGTATCACTCAAATCCCATGTCTCCTCTACTAAGAGAGCTTAAAGGGCTGTAAGATCAAATCCACCCCAGGTTGGCATTTAAGGCCCACTGTGACCCAATCCTAATCCATCCACCACAACCTCTTTTCATGTTATTCCCAGCAcatctcccacctccccttcATCTTTTTGAATCTTATCCTCCCAAGTCTGGCTTACGTATCACCCATTCTGAAAACCCTCCCCAGGTAGGGGCCGAGAGAGAAGAGGCTCTGAATTTGAGAAGCAATGGGATCTAAGTGGTATTTAAGGAAATGAATCCAGACAAAGAATGAATCCTTGACAAAGCCTTCCTTGACCCCCAAACTCACCCCAAGCTATACTGACCACCTTTCTCACCTGTGAAGTATAGCACTTCTCATTGTTTTCTTCTCTAACACctgctttactgagatataatttatttgtttttgtttgcactgggtcttcattgctgcacgtgggctttctctagttgtggccggtggtggcttctctttgtcgcagagcatggactccagggcacacagacttcagtagctgtggcacgtgggctcagcagttgcagctcttgggctccAGAGTGTGGCACTCAGTAGCTACCCcacggcatatgggatcctcccggaccaggacTCGAACCtttgtcccctgctttggcaggcagacaatcactggaccaccagggaaaccctactgagatataattgacatataacattatttaAGTTTAGTGTGTACAGTATGATGATTTGATActtctgtgtatgtgtctctgtatGTATCACAAAACATTTACTGCAATATGGATAGTTAACAAATCCTTCACCTCACATAATTGTCATTTTTGTTGTTatggtaagaacatttaagacctactctcagcaactttcaaggaTACAAAAGAATATTGTTAACTGTAGTTACTGTGCTGTACATTTGATTTCCAGAACTTATCcctcttataactggaagtttgtacactTTTGACCAACATCTTCCCATTTTCATCAACTCCAAGCCTCTGACAACCACCAATCTACTGTTTCTAAGAGTTTGGCTTTGTTAGATCCTACATATAAGTAAGctcatatgttatttgtctttctctgcctgacttctttcacttagcataatgccttcaagtttcatccatctcatcacaaatggcaggatctcattcttttttatggctgaataatattctaccaCATATATAACACTTTATGCGTTCATACATTGATGATGGATATTGTTTTCATGTACTGGTAATTGTGAATAATGTAAACATTGAATTGCAGCTATCTCTAtgagatagtgatttcatttcctttggataagtACACAGACATGAGattactagatcatatggtaggtctatttttaatttttgggggggtgggggtggggactccatactattctccatggtatgtatcagtttatattcccactcATTGCAGCACTGATCATTTGTATCTCTCCTCTTTGAGGTCTCCCTGAATGGGACCTTGGAGCAGAGAACTAATATAAGGTAAAATGGGAACAGATTCTGGAAGGCTTTAAATGTCATACTGAGGAGCTGAACCTTACAGACCATTATTAGGGAGGTAAAGATCAAGAAGATGTTTTAAGAAAGTCAACCTGGTACTGTGTAGAATTAATTAGAAACATAGTTTGGGCCCAGAAAAATTAGGAGAATGTTTCAGTAATTCAGGATTGAGAAGATAAGAAGCCAAAGGCAATATCAATTGCAATGAAGAAGAATGTGAGCAGCACTGTGAAGGGAGAATGAACAGGACTTGGCATCTAttggatgtggaggaaaggaacAGGAGCTGTCAAGTATGAGCCAGGGCGTCAAGCCTCTGTGACTAGAAGAACAATATTGtcattctttcacatgttcaTTTGAAAAACATGTATTAAGCAAATAGTGGGCACAGAGAAATACCTgtctttacagattttttttttccttgccacacagcttggcttgtgggatcttagctctctgaccagggatcaaacccagggccctggcagtgaaagcaccaagacctaaccactggatcaccagggaattccagagaaatacCTGTCTTTAAAAACTCACAATCCAGTGGgagataaatgtatatttataaccaggttaaaatataaaaatgctttaagAAAAGTACAGACACCATTAGTAGCAGAGGGAAAGAACCACTGAGAGAAGTCAGAAGGAGGATTAGTTGCAATGCAGGAGTGACTGCAAAATATTATGTGCTCAATAAACAGAGGCACTCTGCACTTTCCACACCATCCAAGTGTGAGACCCACATAAAGATCTTCTGCTTCATTACATTCTGATGGTTGGGTTTGGAAAGAGTTGCCGAATTTCAGCATTAAAAATACAACATATGCAGAGTCTGCTGGGAAGAGGAGGGGCTGAGTTGGGCATCAGAGGAATGAGGAATTTAGATATTGATGGATGTTGCTGCTGGAATCCAACAAGGAAGACTAGACACTGACTTCATAGAAACGTAAAGCAGGAGGCAACAGTTCATACATTTGCCCACTTCTTTGCTTCTTATAGTTCCCAAAAGGGTTGAAAAATGAAGGTgggtggagagagggagagacaatgAAATACAGCACGTTCTTGAATAAGGGCTTGTCTTAGCAAGATTAAGTCAGGAAACCTCTTGGTACATCTTTATGGAGCCTCAACTCTCCTCCAGGCTCTGAAATGGTAAATTACTATTGACTCAGTTATTCAGGAGCTGAATTGCGAATCCAGTCTGTGAATTAACTGGgccctttgcttttccttctttattcttcTATCTGCCTTTTGGGCAATTCATTACTTACTAGAATTTCCACCAGGGGGTGGGAGTGAAGACAATACTGAATCTTAAAAATCGGTTGCTGTTAGAGAACCTGGCTATTGTGGCGATTGATGCTATCAAAAAACCAGAAGTATAGCACTCATGTTTGTTGCGCTTTCTAGCTCAAACTACTGCGGTTTTAGTAACTTCATAGGAAAATGGCCTCAGAGTAGATCATTATTTTACCCAGTATTAGAGAGTGCCCTTGAACAAAATGTCAACTTCAGTCTCATTAACAGACTGCTGAAAAGGTATAGATGTTAATTGTTGCTTGGAcaccgggcggggcggggccgatTTACTACTACCGGTTTAGAACAGATTTTCATCCAGTCACGCCCTTCTCAAAGATGGCCGGCCCCACTTCCCTCCCTCATCCTGACGTTTGCGTTTGCTTCCTATGAATTTGAGGTTAATCTAATCCTGTGTTGGTTACGTGGCCAAAGTCAAGATGTCAGCCACACCCCTTTATAATTTAAGGGGAGTGAagccatttattttttccctccttggTGAAAATAATTACCCGCATCTGGCTCTTGTGTTTGGAGGCGTGGTTGCCAGGACTTAAAATGGCTCCTCCCTGGGATAGATTTAATAGGGAGTGAAGCTGTGACGGCGAGGCGTTGCCCGGTCGTTCTTTGCTAGGCGTTCTGGCAAGCAGTTCCCTTGCCCTTACTAGACATGGCGCTGGCCAGCGTGTTGGAGAGGCCGCTATCGGTGAACCGGCGCGGGTTTTTTGGACTCGGGGGTCGTGCGGATCTGCTGGACCTGGGTCCAGGCAGTCCCAGCGATGGGCTGAGCCTGGCCGCGCCCAGCTGGGGTGTCCCAGAGGAGCCAAGAATTGAAATACTTCATGGAACCACCACCCTGGCCTTCAAGGTGCAGACACAGCCGCCGTGCCGGGCTGAATCCCGCCCGCCCGCGCCCTTCCCAGCCTCCCAGCGGGTCCAGAACCCGCCGTGGCCGCGGCCGCGAAGCCCAGGCGGAGGCTCGGGCCTCTTGCCCCGACCCCGGCAGTTTCGCTGTCTCATTGTCCCGGGAGGCCTCGGTTCTCGCTCTGGCGGGAGCGGGGTGGCGGTGGGGCTGGGGAATAGTGGGGGTAAGTGGGAGAAGGATTTCGAGGCTGTTTAGATTGATTCCCAGGCGACCCCAGGCTGCTCCTGTCCAGGAAAGAGGCGGCCGAAACGACAGTGAACTCTGGCAGAGGGAAGGCTGTTGTGACCGCCCAAGGTTTTGGAAACAGTGGCCCGGATAGGTCAGGGTAACTGAAAAGTTATGGCTTGAGGAGTAAAGTTGGTGGGAGGAAGCACTCTTAATAGGAGCCAGACAATTGGGATTCCTGGCCTAGCTTTGTAATAACTGGCTCTGTTGTCTTGGGTAAGTCATTCGATCTCattgagcctgtttcctcagccAGCAAGTGAAGGTAATCTCACCTCAAGCTATTGATGTGAAGCTCCAGTGACATATAAGTGGGAAAATATGTTGTGAAGTATAAAACAGCAGCGACAGAGATGTTCTGGGGTTGTATCGATTCACAAAGAAATGTCAAGGTGATGTTTTTGTGGTCTGATGTGGCCCCTGGCTTGTGTTTTCTCTAATCTTAACAGTTTCGCCATGGAGTCATTGTTGCAGCAGATTCCCGGGCCACAGCCGGTGCCTACATCGCCTCCCAGACAGTGAAGAAGGTGATAGAGATCAACCCCTACTTGCTGGGCACCATGGCTGGGGGTGCAGCGGATTGCAGCTTCTGGGAGAGGCTGTTGGCTCGGCAATGTCGAATCTATGAGCTTCGAAACAAGGAACGCATCTCCGTAGCAGCTGCCTCCAAGCTGCTTGCCAACATGGTGTATCAGTATAAAGGCATGGGGCTGTCCATGGGCACCATGATCTGTGGCTGGGATAAGAGGGGCCCTGGTAAGTTTCGCTGCAACCGTGTGATTCTTGGGCTGCCATTACAGAGAGGTTGCATGAACAGATGAATCAAAGAGCATATGTCAG includes these proteins:
- the PSMB11 gene encoding proteasome subunit beta type-11; the protein is MALQDVCKWQAPDTQETSPHLPQAGSWAVPRGWDPQAFLQTHGPRLAHGTTTLAFRFRHGVIAAADTRSSCGNYVECPASRKVIPVHQHLLGTTSGTSADCVTWYRVLQRELRLRALREGQLPSVAGAAKLLSVMMSRYRGLDLCVATALCGWDRSGPALFYVYSDGTCLQGNIFSVGSGSPYAYGVLDRGYRYDMSTQEAYALARRAVAHATRRDAYSGGSVDLFHVRESGWEYVSRHDAWVLYSELQKLPGPEKEWEEEATPDRAGEGREPSVGLAPGDLKVPTERL
- the PSMB5 gene encoding proteasome subunit beta type-5 — its product is MALASVLERPLSVNRRGFFGLGGRADLLDLGPGSPSDGLSLAAPSWGVPEEPRIEILHGTTTLAFKFRHGVIVAADSRATAGAYIASQTVKKVIEINPYLLGTMAGGAADCSFWERLLARQCRIYELRNKERISVAAASKLLANMVYQYKGMGLSMGTMICGWDKRGPGLYYVDSEGNRISGATFSVGSGSVYAYGVMDRGYSYDLEVEEAYDLARRAIYQATYRDAYSGGSVSLYHVREDGWIRVSSDNVADLHDKYSGSTH